The Methanothrix soehngenii GP6 genome has a window encoding:
- a CDS encoding IS4 family transposase codes for MRKGVSQIEKDIVEQELTRMFESKWIRDKARESGLIERERKIDPVIMFWTLAIGYGSQLYRTIVELKRVYEVRGKVSISDSSWHDRFTPELVKFLRECVIHGIEHISEEPSRILGDRLASFRDVMIQDSTIIRLHKSLADKWPATRSRKVAAGVKVAFLTSAIANSPKSISILPENTNDVKTLKIGPWVKDIILLIDLGFYKYQLFSRIVENGGSFVSRLKSNANPLIVGTNQVRNTRGVDLNGKHLKDIKLEKSDDIFDVNVEVSFDRRSYRGESKKDNKIFRLVAIYNTEAEEHHFYLTNISSDILNASEVAAVYSGRWEVELIFKELKSRYALDQITTKSPYAIEALIWVSILTLLVSRKLYSIVRKLNPGAKMVRFTQLRWSNIFVQNSSHLLSAILDYLGIEHDFSTVLNVCSSEALDPHVNRERFREGLWS; via the coding sequence ATGCGAAAAGGAGTATCACAAATTGAGAAAGATATAGTCGAGCAAGAACTAACCAGGATGTTTGAATCCAAGTGGATTCGAGATAAAGCAAGAGAGAGCGGATTGATCGAAAGAGAAAGAAAGATTGATCCAGTGATAATGTTTTGGACTCTCGCTATCGGCTATGGCTCACAGTTGTATCGAACTATAGTGGAGTTGAAACGCGTTTACGAAGTCAGAGGGAAAGTATCAATTTCAGACAGCAGTTGGCATGATCGTTTCACTCCAGAACTGGTAAAATTTCTCAGAGAATGTGTGATTCACGGCATAGAGCACATTTCTGAAGAACCCAGTAGGATTTTGGGTGACCGTCTAGCTAGCTTTCGGGATGTAATGATTCAAGATAGCACTATTATTCGGCTTCATAAAAGCCTTGCTGATAAGTGGCCAGCCACTCGTTCCCGAAAAGTGGCTGCAGGAGTAAAAGTGGCATTTTTAACAAGTGCCATAGCCAATAGTCCAAAAAGCATTTCGATACTGCCTGAGAATACCAACGATGTAAAGACCTTAAAAATAGGTCCCTGGGTAAAAGATATAATATTATTAATAGATCTAGGATTTTACAAATATCAACTGTTCAGCAGGATAGTTGAAAACGGCGGATCCTTTGTCTCTCGCCTCAAGAGCAATGCAAATCCCTTAATAGTAGGAACAAATCAGGTACGCAATACCCGTGGCGTTGATCTAAACGGGAAACATTTGAAAGATATTAAACTAGAAAAATCCGATGATATTTTTGATGTAAATGTGGAAGTATCATTTGACCGAAGATCCTATCGCGGCGAGAGCAAAAAAGATAATAAGATATTTAGATTAGTCGCCATTTATAATACCGAAGCAGAAGAACATCACTTTTATCTAACTAATATTTCATCAGATATATTAAATGCTTCAGAGGTTGCAGCGGTTTATTCTGGGAGATGGGAAGTCGAACTCATCTTCAAAGAATTGAAGAGCAGATATGCGCTAGATCAGATAACAACAAAGAGCCCATACGCGATTGAGGCCTTAATCTGGGTCTCAATTTTGACGCTTCTTGTCAGCAGAAAATTGTATTCGATAGTGCGAAAACTAAATCCCGGTGCCAAAATGGTTCGCTTTACTCAATTGAGATGGAGTAACATCTTTGTCCAAAATTCCTCGCATCTATTGTCTGCGATATTGGATTACCTTGGAATAGAGCATGATTTCTCTACAGTCTTAAATGTGTGTTCAAGTGAGGCACTTGATCCGCATGTCAATAGAGAACGATTCAGGGAGGGATTGTGGTCTTAA
- a CDS encoding CoA-binding protein: MSDDPEKGSVSQFSDLSPEIDCAVIGLTKKDPAHAVEELKTIGIKNFWIHWRTETDGTKKMSQDAVVHYIAGRCPMMYLADKGFNMHSIHRAVAKILGKY, translated from the coding sequence TTGTCAGACGATCCTGAAAAAGGAAGCGTATCACAATTTTCCGATCTATCCCCTGAAATAGATTGTGCAGTAATTGGTCTGACAAAAAAGGATCCTGCACATGCAGTTGAAGAGCTAAAGACAATCGGCATCAAGAATTTCTGGATACACTGGAGAACGGAGACTGATGGGACCAAGAAGATGAGTCAGGATGCGGTGGTGCATTACATAGCCGGCAGATGCCCCATGATGTACCTGGCCGATAAGGGATTCAATATGCATTCCATACATAGAGCAGTGGCGAAGATATTAGGCAAATATTAG
- a CDS encoding aldo/keto reductase translates to MAISTRLFGRTGPSVTRVGLGGEGVLRTYGRGRDALQVIEEAATRGISYFDSAKAYAGSQGYYGSFYRSHQENRSTIFQTSKSAAREYHEARADLFETLEVMGLKSLDLWQIHDLRTRREKEEIESSNGALKAFIEARDSGLTKYIGVTGHHDPEVILAAIESWPLDAVLLPVNPAEAIIGGFMDRVITAALDKGIAVIGMKVLGARNYIAPNLGITPELLIRFALSRDITTAIVGCSSPEEVQQLARLGEDGRPLDPLEEARLMDLFRPHAKSLAYYRGRI, encoded by the coding sequence ATGGCGATTAGTACCAGGCTATTTGGAAGGACTGGCCCATCCGTCACCCGCGTGGGCCTGGGAGGAGAAGGAGTGCTCCGCACCTACGGCCGGGGAAGGGATGCGCTGCAGGTTATTGAGGAGGCCGCAACCAGGGGCATTAGCTACTTTGATTCTGCCAAGGCCTATGCCGGCAGCCAGGGATATTACGGCAGTTTCTATAGGAGCCATCAGGAGAACCGATCCACCATATTTCAGACCAGCAAGTCAGCCGCCCGCGAATATCATGAAGCCCGGGCCGATCTGTTTGAGACTCTGGAGGTTATGGGATTGAAGAGCCTGGACCTGTGGCAGATCCATGACCTCCGCACCAGAAGGGAGAAGGAGGAGATCGAATCCTCCAATGGCGCCCTAAAGGCCTTCATCGAGGCAAGGGATTCGGGCCTGACGAAGTATATCGGTGTTACCGGTCACCACGATCCAGAGGTAATCCTGGCGGCGATAGAGAGCTGGCCTTTGGATGCCGTCCTCCTTCCCGTCAATCCGGCAGAGGCGATAATCGGCGGATTCATGGACAGGGTCATTACTGCTGCCCTGGATAAAGGAATAGCCGTGATAGGAATGAAGGTATTGGGGGCACGAAACTACATCGCACCAAATCTGGGGATCACACCAGAGCTATTGATCCGGTTCGCCCTCTCTCGGGATATCACCACCGCCATTGTGGGATGCTCCAGCCCGGAAGAAGTGCAGCAACTGGCCAGGTTGGGCGAGGACGGCCGACCCCTGGACCCGTTGGAGGAAGCAAGGCTGATGGATCTCTTCCGCCCACATGCTAAGAGTCTCGCC